A genomic stretch from Fuerstiella sp. includes:
- a CDS encoding PEGA domain-containing protein yields MLPRLFLPVLLLMLLSGCVHRRVTIHSDPPGALAKVDGKVIGYTPTSFDYTWYGERRIQLLKDGYETQTRLIRFDAPWYQRFPFEFLSDNFAGTQIQDHRQVQIGMQPRRRDSSKDVVRRADSLRSEATHGL; encoded by the coding sequence ATGTTGCCAAGATTATTTCTTCCTGTTCTGTTGCTCATGCTGCTGTCGGGGTGCGTTCATCGCCGAGTGACCATCCATTCCGATCCTCCGGGGGCCCTTGCAAAAGTCGACGGCAAAGTGATCGGATATACACCCACTTCGTTTGACTACACATGGTACGGAGAACGACGTATCCAACTGCTCAAGGATGGGTACGAAACTCAAACCCGACTCATCAGGTTCGACGCACCCTGGTATCAACGATTTCCTTTCGAATTCCTGAGTGATAACTTTGCAGGGACACAGATTCAGGACCACCGTCAGGTTCAAATCGGTATGCAGCCACGAAGACGGGATTCATCAAAAGATGTTGTCCGACGCGCTGATTCTCTCCGCAGCGAAGCAACTCACGGTCTGTAG
- the fusA gene encoding elongation factor G, protein MVRSIESLRNIGIIAHIDAGKTTTTERILYYTGASHRMGNVDDGTTQTDFDPEEAQRGITIYSAAVTCQWKDRIINIIDTPGHVDFTAEVERSLRVLDGAVVIFSAVEGVEAQSETVWRQANSYSVPRLCYINKMDRIGASFTSVLDAMKSRLRATPLPIQIPVGEGPATNPDGFRGIIDLLSMKALYWDLQSRGAKFRQEEIPDDLQDEAQIRRSELFDTLSDTDDELMECWMETEDAPRELVTRVLRKGVIEGRFHPVFCGSSLDYIGVQPLLDNIVDLLPCPLDRPAVQGVDAGQKSKGSLVERRADPAEPTAVLVFKIQSDVHSDLYFARVYSGTLKGHSRLLNPRTGKKELVTKLCHIQSDSREDVAQVSAGDICGIVGPRETATGDTLADPKKPVQFEQIRFPETVISVAVEPESGGDRKKLVQTLERLERQDPTFRVSVDPETGQTIISGMGELHIEVVVHRLKRDFNLKVRVHKPRVSYRERLKAAVSVSTEFSAATPASNLFFGVSLTAEDVEGQEESVTVTHRLSSDVMPQPLLDVLQDELREQGRGGGVYGNPIMGLRMTVTQVEYRQTESTEPAIRSAARQAFNRLLQEGNLVLFEPIMQVEVVTPEEFVGNIQSDLNARRALIVNSERRADLCVLKAEAPLIRMFGYSTQVRSLSQGRASFSMEPCRYAEAPEGVMG, encoded by the coding sequence ATGGTCCGCTCGATCGAATCTCTGCGAAACATTGGCATCATTGCCCACATTGATGCCGGAAAAACAACCACCACTGAGCGTATCCTGTACTACACCGGCGCCTCCCACCGTATGGGGAATGTCGATGACGGAACAACTCAGACAGATTTTGATCCGGAAGAGGCTCAGCGGGGAATCACGATTTACTCCGCGGCAGTGACATGTCAGTGGAAAGACCGGATTATCAACATCATCGATACTCCCGGTCATGTTGATTTCACGGCTGAAGTAGAACGCAGTCTGAGAGTCCTGGACGGGGCTGTCGTGATTTTCAGTGCAGTAGAAGGTGTTGAAGCTCAAAGTGAGACGGTGTGGCGTCAGGCCAACAGCTACTCGGTACCTCGTCTGTGCTACATCAATAAGATGGATCGAATTGGGGCTAGTTTCACTTCAGTCCTGGATGCCATGAAGTCACGTCTGAGAGCCACACCGTTACCCATACAGATACCTGTTGGAGAAGGTCCTGCCACGAATCCGGACGGATTCCGTGGAATCATCGATTTACTTTCGATGAAAGCATTGTACTGGGATCTGCAATCTCGCGGTGCCAAATTCCGACAGGAAGAAATCCCGGATGATTTACAGGATGAAGCTCAAATTCGCCGTTCCGAGTTATTTGATACGCTGTCGGACACGGATGATGAACTCATGGAATGCTGGATGGAGACGGAAGATGCTCCACGAGAACTCGTGACACGCGTACTTCGGAAGGGGGTGATCGAAGGTCGCTTCCATCCTGTGTTTTGCGGGTCCTCGCTGGATTACATTGGCGTTCAGCCGCTACTGGACAACATTGTCGATCTCCTGCCGTGTCCGCTCGATCGTCCGGCCGTTCAGGGTGTCGACGCAGGTCAGAAGTCAAAGGGCAGTCTTGTGGAACGCAGGGCAGATCCAGCCGAACCGACAGCTGTTCTTGTCTTCAAAATCCAGTCAGATGTCCACAGCGACCTCTATTTTGCTCGCGTATACTCGGGCACCCTTAAGGGACATTCACGACTGTTGAATCCTCGAACCGGAAAGAAAGAGTTGGTTACAAAGCTGTGTCATATCCAGTCGGATTCTCGCGAAGACGTAGCGCAGGTATCGGCTGGAGATATATGCGGCATCGTCGGTCCCAGGGAGACCGCAACCGGAGACACGCTCGCTGATCCGAAAAAACCGGTCCAGTTTGAACAGATTCGGTTCCCGGAAACAGTGATCTCTGTGGCCGTGGAACCGGAATCCGGCGGAGATCGAAAGAAACTGGTACAGACACTCGAACGTCTGGAACGCCAGGATCCGACATTTCGGGTTTCTGTGGATCCAGAGACCGGCCAGACCATTATCAGTGGAATGGGTGAATTGCATATCGAGGTCGTCGTGCACCGACTGAAACGCGACTTTAACCTCAAAGTGCGTGTTCATAAGCCTCGTGTGAGTTATCGGGAGCGACTGAAGGCGGCGGTTTCTGTCTCTACGGAATTCAGTGCTGCAACACCGGCGTCAAATTTGTTTTTTGGTGTCTCACTGACTGCAGAAGATGTGGAGGGTCAGGAAGAATCGGTAACCGTGACTCATCGGCTCTCATCTGATGTGATGCCACAGCCGTTACTGGACGTCCTGCAGGATGAGTTGAGAGAACAGGGGCGTGGTGGAGGTGTCTACGGGAACCCGATTATGGGCCTGCGGATGACGGTTACGCAGGTTGAATATCGGCAAACCGAGTCAACAGAACCCGCGATCCGCTCAGCAGCCCGGCAGGCATTCAATCGCCTGTTGCAGGAAGGCAACCTGGTTCTGTTCGAACCAATCATGCAGGTCGAAGTCGTCACACCGGAAGAGTTTGTGGGCAATATCCAGTCAGATCTGAATGCGCGACGCGCACTCATCGTGAATTCAGAAAGAAGAGCTGATCTGTGTGTCCTGAAAGCCGAAGCTCCACTGATCAGGATGTTCGGCTATTCAACCCAAGTTCGCAGTCTCTCCCAGGGCCGCGCATCATTTTCGATGGAGCCTTGCCGTTACGCTGAGGCCCCTGAGGGAGTCATGGGATAA
- a CDS encoding protein phosphatase 2C domain-containing protein, which yields MCWPCSPSGRLERAVCCGGSVSCTRIDGVIAATAAMLGYNDMTAQPVVQYASLTDVGMRRSANQDSLAVRLCKEYSEWAEMGHLFVVADGMGGHSVGDLASSITVETLPLAFTKSDAETPSGRLKEAFDAAKRAIGDKARENPEFADMGTTCSTLSLSGSGAWIGHVGDSRVYRIRDAVIEQLTFDHSLQWEMIRQGRATAESSELLHPRNVITRCLGPDRNVEIDIEGPFDVRTGDRFVLCSDGLTGHVTDSEIGAIVDVLPAGEASRLLIDLANCRGGSDNTTVVIAVVDEYPPITAPTVESHTVQVTETEDDAVPMTRQIQTERQTKRSRHVTVLAGVLAFTGLVLLINQHQSPGLILVCGALILGFFQLSMSIRKSTTAQANGVNRTAEPARLGVREPVEFSPYRRESAELGAAFLDLQTQAHDELSMAAADKNWELDTAKLTQLAQKASATDKDCTSGSELLEYAAVLRILMKEFTGRTRVSE from the coding sequence ATGTGCTGGCCCTGCAGTCCCTCAGGTCGACTGGAAAGGGCTGTTTGCTGTGGTGGCAGCGTTAGCTGCACGCGAATCGATGGTGTGATTGCGGCAACAGCCGCAATGTTGGGATACAACGACATGACGGCCCAGCCAGTGGTGCAGTACGCATCGCTCACCGATGTGGGAATGCGGCGTTCCGCTAATCAGGACTCGCTGGCCGTACGCTTGTGCAAGGAATATTCCGAATGGGCTGAAATGGGTCATTTGTTTGTGGTGGCTGACGGAATGGGCGGTCATTCTGTTGGAGATCTGGCCAGTAGCATAACTGTTGAGACTCTCCCGCTGGCGTTCACAAAGTCGGATGCCGAAACCCCTTCCGGACGACTCAAAGAAGCATTCGATGCCGCAAAGCGCGCTATTGGGGACAAGGCTCGAGAGAACCCTGAATTTGCTGACATGGGGACAACGTGCAGCACGTTGTCTCTATCCGGCAGTGGAGCCTGGATCGGACATGTGGGTGACAGCCGGGTTTACCGTATTCGCGACGCTGTGATCGAACAGCTTACATTCGATCACAGCCTGCAGTGGGAAATGATACGCCAGGGCCGCGCAACCGCAGAAAGTTCCGAATTACTGCATCCGCGTAACGTAATTACTCGTTGTCTTGGTCCTGACAGGAACGTGGAAATTGATATTGAAGGCCCCTTTGATGTCCGTACCGGCGACCGATTTGTCCTGTGTTCCGATGGACTGACCGGACATGTAACAGATTCTGAGATTGGCGCGATCGTCGATGTGTTACCGGCAGGTGAGGCATCACGCCTGTTGATTGATCTCGCAAACTGTCGAGGAGGTTCGGATAACACAACGGTGGTAATCGCTGTCGTCGACGAGTACCCGCCAATCACGGCACCAACCGTCGAATCACATACGGTTCAGGTCACCGAAACAGAGGACGATGCTGTTCCAATGACCAGACAGATACAGACGGAGCGCCAGACAAAGCGATCTCGGCATGTGACTGTACTGGCTGGTGTACTGGCGTTTACCGGACTGGTTCTGTTAATAAATCAACACCAAAGTCCTGGACTTATTCTTGTTTGTGGTGCGCTCATTCTGGGATTTTTTCAGTTGAGCATGTCGATTCGAAAATCGACAACTGCTCAAGCCAATGGTGTGAATCGTACGGCAGAACCGGCACGTCTGGGGGTTCGCGAGCCTGTTGAATTCTCTCCCTATCGTCGGGAGTCCGCGGAACTGGGTGCGGCATTCCTTGATTTACAGACGCAGGCTCACGATGAGCTGAGCATGGCAGCAGCCGACAAAAACTGGGAACTGGACACAGCCAAACTGACACAGTTGGCGCAAAAAGCCTCGGCTACCGATAAGGACTGCACATCCGGCAGCGAACTGCTTGAATACGCAGCTGTACTTCGAATTCTTATGAAAGAGTTCACCGGGCGCACGCGGGTGTCGGAATGA